A window from Chrysemys picta bellii isolate R12L10 chromosome 2, ASM1138683v2, whole genome shotgun sequence encodes these proteins:
- the NKX2-6 gene encoding homeobox protein Nkx-2.6, with translation MLPCPITSTPFSVKDILKLEQQSAQSGDPQGFLPQDLQEPPALQPPPACLHKKQEAAYNSGDLPFPVEDDQRGNCRRREEEYELMRSSCEEEEEMDLRKSLAADSFEPREKKDDPCERPKQRQRRKPRVLFSQAQVFELERRFKQQKYLSAPEREHLASLLKLTSTQVKIWFQNRRYKCKRQRQDKSLEFSAHPLPPRRVAVPVLVRDGKPCLGGSQGYTAPYNVTVSPYSYNTYYSGYSNSPYRANYSGSYSGGPASTTPASHIMNMSFSVSSAAQTQQGHLQATLQAGIRAW, from the exons ATGCTGCCCTGTCCTATCACTTCCACCCCTTTCTCGGTCAAAGACATCTTAAAGCTGGAGCAGCAGAGCGCTCAGAGCGGGGACCCTCAGGGATTCCTCCCCCAGGATCTGCAAGAGCCTCCGGCCCTGCAGCCACCCCCTGCTTGTCTGCACAAGAAACAAGAGGCTGCCTACAATTCTGGGGACCTTCCCTTCCCGGTGGAAGACGATCAACGCGGAAATTGCAGGAGGCGTGAGGAGGAGTATGAGCTCATGAGGAGCTCctgtgaagaagaagaagagatggaCCTAA GAAAATCTCTGGCCGCGGACTCTTTCGAGCCCCGGGAGAAGAAAGACGACCCGTGCGAACGTCCCAAGCAAAGGCAGAGGCGGAAACCCAGGGTTTTGTTTTCTCAAGCTCAAGTTTTCGAGCTGGAAAGGCGGTTTAAACAGCAGAAGTACCTCTCGGCTCCGGAACGGGAGCATCTCGCCAGCCTGCTGAAACTCACCTCCACGCAAGTCAAGATCTGGTTCCAGAACAGGAGATACAAGTGCAAGAGACAAAGGCAAGATAAATCGCTGGAGTTCTCGGCccatccccttcctcccaggaggGTAGCGGTCCCTGTACTAGTCAGAGATGGCAAACCGTGCCTTGGGGGCTCCCAGGGTTACACTGCCCCTTATAATGTCACGGTCAGCCCTTACTCCTATAACACCTACTACAGCGGTTACAGCAATAGCCCGTACAGAGCAAACTACAGCGGTAGTTACTCGGGGGGGCCCGCGAGTACCACACCAGCCAGTCACATCATGAACATGAGCTTTAGTGTCTCCAGCGCTGCTCAGACCCAGCAGGGTCACTTGCAAGCCACGCTGCAAGCAGGGATCAGGGCTTGGTAA